ctgtgttgcAATCACAGCGCTGTGCGTCTGTGGTCAGACATTCCAAGCACGTTTAAAAATGAGTCTGTCTCTGCATATGCCACTGTGAATAAACTCTGGAGTTCAACTCAGCCCTGTCATGTGCACCTCTTTCTAATTCGCTGAACAACAGATATTTTCTCTGTGTACTCTCTGACAGGCTGATAGTTAAAGTCTCCTTTAGAGTAACAAtgttcagtcacacacatgTATGCCTGTATAAAACCTGCTTTAAAACCTTCACTATTACACATATGCAATGGGTAGTTTATATATAGATCTGTTTCACTGGAGGTAAAATAGTACATTTAACTGTTCTGTAAACTTCAAACTGGAGATAGTCATAGTTAGTGGTTGTTAATCCTGTTTCTCTCCCAGTTTCTCAAGTCCCTCGAAAAGTCTGTGCCTCTCACTGGCTTTAACTGAAAGTCCCGCCCATTGCCTGCTCGTTGCCGTTGGTCACATCCTAGCAGATTTAACCGTCGGAGAGTACGTACCTTGTCTGCCTTTGTCCTCACAGTTCTTTAGCTCGCTCCCTCTGGCTGTGCAAACTCTCAGCTCTCCTTGGTGCTGAAGTAGAAACTTTGCACTATTCAGCAAAGATTGCCTGAAGAGAGACAACTTTACACCTAACTTGCACTTGTTCTGCATCATGTGCTTTCGAGTCAGTCGTGCTTTAGCTCGCAATTTGATCCCTTGTGAATAATAGCTTAAAGGGATGTTTGTAGACTCCTTTTCTGTAGTTCAGATAACATTGATCTCTTTCTCTAAACTCTAAGTTCCCAGTATCCCCTGGCAGCTAAGTGTTAAAATTTCAGCTCTTCTATGGTAGATTCCCATGAGGCAttgcacttttttgttgttaaatatCCAAGCAGGAAGTGAAGAAGACAGATTACTTCTCATCCAATGACAGTTCAATgttctcttctctccttttttcagtagccctcctcttcctgttgaaACTCTTATATTAGTTCATTGAAACAGGAAGTTCCATAAAACCTGTGGATTAGTTTGAATTACTGGTTGGAAATGGGGTAAAACCCTTTTAAAAGTACTGTACTCTTTTTATTAGTTGTGGACTAGTGGCTTTAATGTATTTACagatatttattatattttattccatGCAAACTCACAGTGCAAATGTGTCTTACCTGTGCTGTGACACTAACACATCCTTTGAAATATCTTAATTTGATagcattttctatttaattGCAGGGCTATAATCTTACAAAATTAAACTCAAAGTTCATTTTATCTGTTATTTATCAGTAATCTAGGACAAACTGAAagctttttaatgtattattgcTATCGCTTGAATGTGTTTCTACTTGACATTAAAGACAATATCATACTTAACTGGTTGAATTTGTCTTTGCTTTGTGGTGAAAGTATACTTAAAAATACACTTGAACTTAAATGAAAGAGCACATGATTTCATTCCAGTACATTCACAAATGGAGGTCAATTTAGTTTTATGTCAGTGCAAATAATAAGCTCAATAATTCTTTAGATCAATGGCTTGAAAATGAAAGTCATTGTGCTTTTTTCCATGTTCattatttgttcttttattttcccaaaagCCTTGGAAATATAGAAAAAAGTCCCTAGTTCTGAGCTTGCTGTATTTCCAATATGAAAATGCTAGCCACTCACTGTGCACTTAAGAGCAGCTGACTGATAAAGCTGCTTCCCCTGGTACCTGGAATTACCAGGGTTATTTACTGCCTTGCATTCATCAGCCAGCGGAAGATGCTTCTATCCCAACCACTCCCATGTTTCAGCCAtctttttatgcttttatttgtACGCTATAAAAAATATTGATCAATGCCTCTGCTTCTAAGGAAACTTGGCCTGAGGTTCATTGTTCTGAATGTTTTTATGTTGCAACAATAggtatataaaatgttttttttttaattttataacaccattatattttattacactATTTGTTCATAAGCTGGCATTACTAAAACATTTGTATTAAATTTTAACCTTGATATCACTGAAGTGCAAGTCATCGAGTACTGATTTGCCAGATTAATAAATTTTCACTGGAACTCTGTCACCGATACCAGGAATAACAGTTCTTTATTGCTGGTATCGGTTGGTTGGTATTTATGTACTGTAGTTACTGTAGCAGTAGTGTAGCTATATTCATAAGTTCTCATATAATTATGTTCTCTGGAACAGTGAGACCAATGCTAGGAATTCCAGTTATTTGGAACTATTCTCAGGAgataagagcgattgtctggcagtcggaaggttgcaggttcaaaccccgccgtgggcgtgtcgaagtgtccttgagcaagacacctaacccctaactgctctggcgaatgagaggcatcaattgtaaagcccttaggataaaagcgctatataaatgcagtccatttaccatttaccatttgatcTAAGATACATCTAGGATACATCACTGAGACAAATGTCTCCTACCACTGTAATAAGGATACATCGAGGCTGTGCTTATTTGAGAGCTTCCATTTGTCGATTGAAAACTAATTTCAGAGATGAAGTCTTGAGGACTGATTGACTGTATTCATCTTATGCGACAAAGTGCttcaaaaattgtgtttttcaatgtttttgcaGATTAATAGAAGCTCTCACAGTATAAACAGATTATAGGCTTCTCAATCACAAAGGCAGGGGTAATAGTGACAGGCCTTAAACATTGTACAACAGTATGTTACAGAATCTGCATGTGCTTTGCAGTACTCTAAAAAATAAAGACCCCAACACTAATcttgtgctgtattacattttgTACCTGCCACATCTCTTGCAGAGTCCACTCTAGTACATATGAATTGAGCAATAAGTCTCAGCcgctgtactgtacatgtaggAATTCAAACCATATgaacaagaaataaaacatgaaataaactgCGACTGTTATCCCAGTGCAAACACTTACCCCTTTGTCTGTTTCCAGGTCTCACAACTGTCACGGACGTCAGTCACCCTTCAGCTGCTTTTACACCACAGGACACTCACACCTGTCCATCACGCCAATCCAGAAGCGACTGTCATCTGCGCGTAGAGAAGACGTAAGGGATTGTGTTTCaactcatttgttttcttgGTGAATTGAAAATACTCACACAATTAGTACCTGCACTATGGGCCAATCTGTACTTGGTTAATGTGGTCTGACTGCCACTTTGAGATTAGTAAGagattagtaaaaaaaaaaaaaaaattcatttacaaGGTAATTGCTTTAAGGAAATACCATTCAGGTGCATTAGCCACTCTGTCTTGCTACCACCCATTAAAGATTCCTAGAAAAGCGCCTTTTGTTTGAGCTGGTTTTACAGTGCAACACtttaatgcatttgaaattatttttccaaatactttaaataatattccattcagtttgaaatgatggacatcacttttaaaaattctgaGAATGGTAGTTCTTGTTTTGAACCTGCCCtttcttctgttctgtttctttttgaCTAACTCTTACATacaaatgcatatacacattTGCGTAGTCTTCCCACACTGTTCTGCAAGGACTAAATCTCCTTGAGAAATTGGGGCTGACTGGGGTGGGTATGCCAATGGTGAAGGCTACTGGCTAGCAGCTCACTGGTACACTGAGGAGCAGCTGTCTGAGGGAGACAGTTGCTTGACAGGTGGTGAAATAGCATTTCTTCCAGACATAAAAATCCTAGCTTCTCACTGGTCGAACTCACACAGGAACAGCTGACAAAGAGGACTGTTGCCCCTGGTATCTGGAACTGCCAGTTGCTGTTTttgaatgacatcatcagccagCAAAATGTTAACATCCCAACTATCCCCATGTTTTAGTCAAatgttttgtgcttttattagtataattgtaaaatattgatgaGTGCCTCGGATTCTAAGAAAATCTAGCCTGATGTTATCGTTTCGAAGTTATGTGAAGGCAACAGTTGGCATATAACATTTACCAATAATCAGCAAACAGCCTTTTAGCATAGCAAAAacttttagcacacacaaaaccaataacatgcaTATGCTAAAACAGATCATTGGTCATAGTATTTGTTTTTCACCAATAATTGGTTGTATTATTAGTGTTGTGTTTGCATATGGTAAATCAGGCCCTAAGATACAGAGATACATTTTCACAAGTTATTGCATCAATCTAGTAAATCAGCATTTGATGACTTGCTCTTcattgttaatgattttgaagttTAATAGAAATTCTTTCAGTAAAGCCAgcacataaacaaataatttcagaaaatacaGACACTTGGAAAGAAACCTTGAAATCAGCTGGTAtgtgaatatatttgaaatttcATCTCAACAGTACTGTAGCTATACACATGGGTTCTCATATAATAATGTTTTGTGGAACTATGAGAGCAATACCAGGAATTACAGTTCTTTGAAACTATTGTTGATCAAAGATGAAAGACTGGGATACATTTTTGATAAAATTTCTCCTTCCACTGTAATAAAGAGACCTTGAAACTCTGCTTTTTGAGAGCTTCTATTTGTCAGTACAAACGTTGTTCAATTGCAAACTAATCTGACAAGTGAGAAAAGCTTTAAGGACTGATTGACTCTATTCATCTTATGCAACAGTGCTTAGAAAATTGTACTTTTCAATGTTATTACAGAGTAATAGAAGCTGtcactgttattttaaacagattGCAGGCTTCTGAATCACAAAGGCAGGGGCTATACTGATTGgactaaaacatttttataacagCATGTTTTAGAATCTGTATCAGTACCCTGCACCTGTTGCTCGTGACCAACTTGCTGCCATCTTCTATGTGGTAGTCAACATAGGAGATGGTCAAGTCCAACAGCATTTTCCCCTAACCTAATCAGCATTTTTCATGCGTGAGTCACTTCCCTGTCACCGCCCTTATATGGCATGGAGGGCAGGCCTGTCTCGAAGAGTGGGAAGTGAACTGCTTAAAAACAGCAGTGGTAGGAAACAGCAACAGGCTTGACACAGGTAAGCTATCAAAACCAGCTCCTTTACTTTCTTTTCTAAATGGCGTATGTTTCTGTCTGAATTTAGACCAAACAATATTGTTACTATGCCATCACTTCTGTCCACTTTGTAGATGAGGAATTTGGCCAAATATAAAATAGCATAGTATGTGTAGTATGTTGTGGCATGTAGACAAGCTAGCTGCTTTGTGGCTAAAATGACTacactgataaatatttttatgaatgaattgAACTGACACTcccttcttttctttcattttcttaaatgttttttattttataaatatcttTCCTTGTGTTTTACCATGTGAAATCCCAGAGCTTTACAAAAGCTCTGGAAATATCAATTCAGtcctttttaatgaaaaacatctaCATAAAGGAATGGTGCATTAGTTTCTCAGTGTCTGTAATACTTGTAATTACCCCTATTCCTTTCTTTTACTTTCACTAATTTGATGTACAATCATAGTATCGCTGAGTTCAGTtgttaaggaactgggctcatAACATTATCTTGTTTAGATTGAATACTTGGTCTCAGTTGTCTTAATATCAGTCTGTTTTTAACAGTCTTATCCTTAAAAATTATATTGTGCttccttttaattttttgtactTACTGGtgtttcaaaattcaaaaacacagtTGGCCAGCAGTTTTTGCACTTGGCAGTGGGGTTGATGGGGGTTGTAATTTGAGATTTTAGGGATGAGGGTTTTCATTAAGCCAACTGAAATCCCATTTGCATTGGACTAAAACGTGAAATCGGCCCACAAGACCACATAATTTCCACAAACTTTTGTCATATGTTAAACCTTATATGTTCAATCGTAGACCGGTGGTCTGAATTCAACTTAAAAATCCATAATACAGCTGTAATTCTTGACCTGTTCGACAGTCTATTTGAATATGCTAATATCATGCTcactatttatatttgtactttATTCTACTATTCACTATTGCACTTGTCTTGTCAGTGGCATTTCAGAAAGATGAAAGCTTCAAATCTGAAATCTTTCTTGAGAgtacattttacagtgaacaCTTCAACTGTCAGTCATGGTGGTGCTATATTATGAACAACTTAGCTGTTGTGGAATAACATCATAATGCGATTGCCATGTTCAGAATATGGTTATGAGAAATACTAGAGaggttttaaaattaaaaatcttaACAGAATGCAATATTCCTGGATTGTTTCATTGAAtatgtaaacacctcacagctagaccaatgagggtttgtagctggaggggaaggcactgcgtgttctcccttggctggtgtgattcaaaactgagatgttagttatttttcctctgttcgtaagaacagggcacaattataattaagaatgcactggttccgttgccatgggttagatatgaaggcgttgcttcatatcccgcttaaaactggcctgaaacggaccagtagcattctggttgctctccgttcgcaaacggggctatgctgtcatcagagatatatctgatctgtcgccggactgtcaatattccaatgggagcatcagaatattcacaaatgcgcggaacaacacatcaaatatatccatgaccacagcaagaaagcgtaacagttactagttttaccctcgtgataatctgactccatattaaatgataatttaaaatttgagtttaactatacgtggaacttgggagtggttacactcgactctatcttgtgccatcattcctcaatatatgctcccgggtttagcactattgttaaatctcagttcggtgaagaatccagagggtaggaggctgaccaccataatacatgccttccttacatggatagtgcatcgatagttatgagcccaggacggtgcgtatctatcaggctccttaaggcgaatttggggAGAACTGGCGTACAatgcccatgggtcctcttatgccaaaaaacaccagaaccaataccaccaatcccttagcgggcagatcgtggtcgcctatctaacttgaaaaccccactaaagacgtttgctgtactagacccctgatcagtaggtcctagtcataattgtccccctgagtatttaagcggaatttcggctgaaaagaagataaaatggattagagtcatgaagaccaagttaaaaataagaatttattgaacaggcaggtaggtcattagcttcaaattcaaaatcaattataaggtttaaaaacagaaacacagagtaaaaagttcttacccagcctgtttagctacacacagagcacagagcatgtGCAACGTGGGGAAGTCGGTTACAATCTTCCATGTCTatctacacacagaacacagagtatgcgcagtgcgggaagtcgattgcgatcttccttgtctgtctacacacagcacacagagtatgtgcacggtgggaagtcgattacgatcttccatgtgcatctacacacacaacacagcgtCTGTgtagtgtgggaagtcgattacgatcttcctcgattactttgtctcccttccttttaagccaaatcccgcgtttggtctaggcggcattgccataaattaacctggccgaatcataaatctcgaatttcggcccccaccatttggaggctgctgttaaaacaattagtggggaaatggggaaaaggagatgattaccagagaggacattccattgtgttaggttttccctgagtttctaaaactatgttttttcaaattctatttggtatgacacatatttcattcaattgttTGAATTATGTTGAATAcgtacataccaaacatgtcaagtggatgtaatattatggtgcagttgtcatgaaaatacccttttgtttaaccattgtacatgcaatccatgttattattacataaggcataatacaataatataatgaaaacatgtgtatggtttgtacggttttccggggtttgtaaataggataaacagatggtttaaagtccagatccagaaaagaaataaaaagtgtaatggcagaggggcccacataagggcactgcgGTACTGTCCCgcgcagttgccccaccatttggcCCGACATTTCACCCTTTatgaccccaaaacacacacacccacaaccacagacaaagagactagttctcCTTATCTTAGTCGTGTCCAgatggtaacattccagagagccaacgacttgctcacacaaccataaacaaccagtccagttcctcttatctcagtcttgtccagagggtaacagtccagagggccaaatggcctgctcatcccgaGGAAAtccgagtaacttattgttttaccacaaggctctcgggtcctttgaagtacaggacGAGTTCCAGCGTGCcggctcgttcaaatgccagccttttctgggtcccagtttgattTCCCTCTTACAAATAGATAAGTTAATCCTTCAGTTTTAGCTACAGAGCTTAAATTCTCTttaacatgcatgtgcatagTTATTTTGCAGTGTATAATTTCCCCCTTGTAACACTTTAagcaatttaattgaaaaaaaaaaagtattttctgcAGCAGAATATATCATTTGGTTTTTGTCAGGAGGATTCATTATCTGTTGAGGCATTTGAGTCACACCCACCCCTTCCATCTCATCCTCTCACTCTGCCTGAATCCTGAATCCACCATGTTTATATCATGTCATGTAGGACAAcaatatattttgcatataCTCTTCATGCAGCTATGTGCTGCAGTGTATGTTTCACGTGAAATAATTAGAGGGCCCTGCAGTGTACTGTATAAGACCTTCATCTTCATCTAGCCTCTAGgtcagtggtaaccaatcctgttcctggagatctaccgtcctgtaagcttttattccattttggaatgaaaacctccAGGATGGTAGacttccaggaacagggttggttaccactgatctcGATGTATCTGATGGAATCTAATCTTTCATCATAGTTGCAGTCATATTGACTAGCAGTGTTGGCGATTAAAACTGATAtagaataataaatgtataatcaTATAAATGCATTACATGAATATAACCAAGATTCAGTATTAATTGGTTTATCAATATGTAATTTGTAACGACTAATAATTTGGACGTTAATATAACTTACAAATTATAAACATAAGCATAAACATTCAAATGGAAGAACCATTGCTTCCTATTTGAGTGGGGATTTTATCATGGatgaatgttaaaaatatacaggtctattttctattttgttttctcattaaTTGTTATTGTTACTATAAGAACATATGGTCTTTTTGGAATGTATAtggtaattatattttattctgtcaATTATGCCTTTGAAGTTAGATATTAAGTACCCATATCCAAATATAAGCTCAGTTCAGGCTAGTGATAAGTTCCAGAGTTGTACCTCTGGCctctttgcatttttgtcatgcAGTCTGTTTCAGAACTGGACAGCAACCAGGCTTTTTGTGGCTACAGAAATTacacatatttgtgttttggctgtggatataaaatataatgctAATGAACttatataattgttttttaagtCATCTGGAGACAAAATCAGAAGACATTGGAAGACACTTAAGACACCAAATTCTTGGAGAGTTATTTTACTgctgtcattttacatttacttttttgtaaGATTTACTTTGGTTgtgaaaattataatttttgaagCAAATCATAATTTGGTATACCTTGGCATTTCAGTCAGTCAATATAATTTGTTCTGGGTTGGGCATACCATTCACATCGCTCTTGAGAGTCCTTGAGTGATTCCTGATTTTTAGATAAAAGCACTACTACTGCTCTCTTGTgtcttccatttttaaatggcaaatgtaAAAGATATCACAGACAAAGAGTGTGTTTTACATCCAGGGAATATTTGAAGTAGTTTGAGTAAAAGTGCAAAACTTTACCAACTTCATGGTTTTGGTCTAGTCTAGACCAAAGGCTAGGGGTTGCAGGGCTTTGTTGTGGAAAGAGACACAGCTTTGTGCATGGAAAACTTATCATTTGCAAGCCTCTTCAGcccattttaactttttaatcTTCTCTTTTTGTAGAGACACCCTGAAGAATTGCAACCAACATGGCAGACAAGGAGCAAATGAAAAAGACAGCAGCCAAGGTTCTGGGTTGCGTGGAGAAGGTCTCCTCCTTTGCTTCCTCCATAGACCCCCTTTTTGGTGTGGTCAGTTGCCTGGTAGGAGTGGTGCGCAAGGGCTTGGTGGATAAAGAAGATCACGCACTGGAAAAGGACTTCAGGGAGATCCATAACAAGCTGGAGAGCATCTCCATGAAGAACAAGAGGACCCTGCAGCAGATCCGCATAGATGAGGTCAACGAGACCTTTGGCAAGTACGAGGAGCACATCAAGCACCAATACACGGCCTTTAGCACGATGGTAGACCGTGTCAAGAAGGACCCAGGCCACGCGGATCGCCACATGAAGGATTACGAGAAAATCTACGAAAGAGACAAGAGCGACCTCAGCTTGAACGTCTACTACCGGGGTGTGATGGGTTCCGATGCAATCTTTGGCAGGCCTCTGCTGAAAGTCTACCTCGAGCACTGCAACCACGACCGCAGGGTGATGGAGCACAGATGCTCCCACCTGGCCCACCTCTTCTACATCGGGCTCATCTCCCTCATGGCATACACCTCCGTCACCGAAGACGACGAGGATGAAGTCAGGGATAAGTGGGCTCCCAAAATGGCAGACATTGAGGCCAAAATGCAAGAAGCCCTAAGACAGTGCAATGAGGACTGACCTTACAGTCAGAATGGCCTATATAGCTGGTGTGGATGATTTACAGATTATACATTTTATGGACTTTAGCATTCTGCCCTTTTTCCAAAGATCAATTGCAATAAAGCAAAACCAAAACGAAGAACAAGCAAAGGCTGTTTTTTATGATAATATTGTTAATATGGTGCTTATAAAAATCCAAATGAACTATTTTCAATCATACAGCTAcactgattatttaaaaaaaaaaaaaaaaaaaaaacctcttggTGGAATAATGTTTCCTTAACTGAATGCACTTGGTTTTTTGACCACTTTGACCTGTAACACTTTTATGTGCTTACACTTTATATGCTGGAACTTTGCAATAGCTGCCTTGGGATACAAAACTTGGTGAATGTacaatttcatatatttaataaaatcatttgTCAATGCTCTGAATATAATGTCATGTGTTTTTTaacaattcaaattaaaaaaaaaaactatttaaaataatttaaaagttacTGGATAGCACAGACATTTACTACATATAGCACAGATAGCCACCACAATCAATAAACCTATATTACTGTTAGTGTAATATCAAGTCACATTACATTGTCTGAAATCTAGTGTTTATATTATGGCcttagaaagagagaaacagtggCAAATGTAATTGAGGGAATTTAAAGCCTGCAAATACCCTAATCTGGGAGTGCGATCTATGGGCCTCACCTCCCACAGAGTTGTCTCGGTTGGAAGAGACAAACTAGAAGACTTcatttaagtttgaatgcaatctgtgacatcTAAGTTCACAGAGTGAAAATCTTTATGTCTATACAGATAATGGAGTTGAGGCCTGTTgaaatcttctttttttagaaCCAGTTTCAAGCGGAAACCAACGtggtacaattttttttttgttatatagaaaatattttgactgaAGGGGGACGTTACCTGTTATAGAAGCAGAGATAAACTTCCATGCTTTTTATATGTATTCTAGAGCTGAACTGAATTACCTCCTTACATATTCATGCTTGATCTTGTTAAAAAGAGAGTTATTTCATAAATCTTTTACAAATAATACCATGGAgcttagccctgcttccaacaa
This window of the Anguilla anguilla isolate fAngAng1 chromosome 1, fAngAng1.pri, whole genome shotgun sequence genome carries:
- the rpz gene encoding protein rapunzel isoform X1 — translated: MADKEQMKKTAAKVLGCVEKVSSFASSIDPLFGVVSCLVGVVRKGLVDKEDHALEKDFREIHNKLESISMKNKRTLQQIRIDEVNETFGKYEEHIKHQYTAFSTMVDRVKKDPGHADRHMKDYEKIYERDKSDLSLNVYYRGVMGSDAIFGRPLLKVYLEHCNHDRRVMEHRCSHLAHLFYIGLISLMAYTSVTEDDEDEVRDKWAPKMADIEAKMQEALRQCNED